A portion of the Spirochaetota bacterium genome contains these proteins:
- a CDS encoding DUF2281 domain-containing protein, with product MTPLEKIIEQLQPDEKKEVVEYIESLKAKRTATGSVDQGAFSFKWIGALASLKGRYSSVSLQHDAQKWR from the coding sequence ATGACTCCACTGGAAAAAATTATAGAACAATTACAGCCGGACGAAAAAAAAGAGGTCGTCGAATATATTGAAAGCCTCAAAGCGAAGCGCACAGCGACGGGATCGGTCGATCAGGGAGCGTTTTCGTTCAAGTGGATCGGAGCGCTTGCATCCCTCAAGGGAAGGTATTCGTCGGTCAGTTTACAGCATGATGCGCAGAAGTGGCGATAA